Sequence from the Bubalus kerabau isolate K-KA32 ecotype Philippines breed swamp buffalo chromosome 17, PCC_UOA_SB_1v2, whole genome shotgun sequence genome:
ACACTCCCGCCGGGCCTGGGAAGTTTCGCCCCGCCTCCAGATAGGCTCCCTTCCGATTGGTGGGCGGGACGGTGAAAGCGGGGAAACCCGTGGCCGGCCCGCCACAGATTCTGCCGGTCTCATCCTGCCCCTCAGGCTGCTCTGCGGCCTCTGTCCCGGGGCGCTGGGCCGTTTTGCGAGGACCCAGGAGTTCCAGGTGCCTGACGAAGTGCTGGGGCTCATCTACGCACAGACGGTGGTCTGGGTGGGGAGTTTTTTCTGCCCTTTACTACCTTTGCTCAACACGGTGAAGTTCCTGTTGCTTTTCTACTTGAAGAAGGTGAGCGGTGGGGAGCAGCCTTGGGTCTGAGGCGGGGAGGTACTGGGGCTTGGGTTTCTGGATTCTGGGAGAAGAGAGTACTTTAGGATGTGACTCCCGAATCCTGGTGGGGGAGGATGCCGGGGTCCCGGACTACGAGATCCTGATAGAGGACAGGTCTGGAGGACAGACCCCTGGATGTGGGAGGAAGGGTCCAGAGCATCCCAATTGTTAGGTCTGAGGGAAGTAGGGGACCCGGACTCTTGTGTCTGATGGTGGAAAAGAACTAGGGTTCCTGGCTCctgaatgaggagagggggccaGGGATTAGGGCTCCTGGATGGTGGAGGAGAGTCTGGGGCTCAGATTCCTGTGTCTCATATTCCCTCATCCCCTCCTGCCAGATCACCCTCTTCTCCACCTGCTCCCCGGCCTCCCGCACCTTTCGAGCCTCCACTGtgaatttctttttccccttGGTCCTTCTCTTGGGTCTGGCCATCTCCGCCgttcctgtgctttatagcatCTTCCTGTAAGTGTGAGAGGTACTGGCCTCTCTCTCCCACCTGccaccctcctctgtccagggtTCTGACTTTGAGCCATCCTTGAGCTCTGCCTGTCTCTGACTCCAGGATCCCACCTTCCAAGCCGTGTGGTCCATTCCGGGGTCAGTCGTCCATCTGGGTGGTGATCCCCACGTCTATCCGCGAACTGCCTCAGACGGCCCAGAATGTTCTCTTCTTTCTGGGTACCCAGGCTTTTGCTGTGCCCCTTCTGCTGATCTCCAGGTGAGGGCGCTAGACTCCTGGGTCTGAGTTTGAATGTCTGACCTGGGGTCCCGGGGCCTGCTTCTGAGAGAGAAGGGGGTTGGGGCCCAAACTCTTGGGTCTGAGGGAAAGAAGGGGCTGGGATGCTTCGACTCCTTGAGTCTGAAGGAGGAGGTCCAGACTCCTGGTTTCTAAAAAGCCCTACGTGGAAGATATTCTGAGAACGTTTGGGGAGTGGGTTCCATTTTATCTCCTCTAGCATCCTGATGGCGTATACCGTGGCCCTGGCTAACTCATATGGACGCCTCATCTCTGAACTCCAACGCCAAATACAGACGGTGAGCCAGGCCTGGCCCCTGGGAAGGGTCCTGCAGAGTATAAGATTTGTCTCACCTCCCCCTCTCTTTACCCTTCCCTCAGGAGGCGCAGAATAAAGTCTTCCTGGCACAGCGTGCTGTGGCGCTGAGCTCGGCCGACAGAACTCTTTGAACTCTCCAGCCTGGGTTGGGGTGACGTCCCACTTCCAGCCCCAGACCTGCTCCCAGATCCTTTTTGAGCTTCGTCAACATCATTTGGGAAATGAGCGAACTGGAGAAGACTCCGCTCTTTTCCAGCCCTGGGATTCCCTACTGAGCCCCCCGACACTCCAGTGAACCTCTTTCTAGTACTGTATCAATAAATATAGTACTGTATCAATAAACACAGCGGAGGCCGCTGAGTGCTTTTTAATCTCTGGCCTTCAGCGGGACATAAACCAATCAAATGTGTGGGTCTGAGAGCATGGCGGACTCTTCCGCGAGAGAAACCGCGCCAGCCAATCAGCGGCTGCGTTCAGGAGCCTCAGGGCGGGGACACATGATTGAGTCAGAGTCTTGGAGAGCGGCGGTCGCTAGGCGACGCCACGCGCGATTCTCTGAGACGGGAGACGTGGGCCCTGCGGCCAGTCGCCTCTCGCTACAGCCCTCGGAGGGGCGTGTCAGGCAGCGTAGAGCCAATCCGTGCCCGAGGAAGGAGCAACGGGGCGGGGCCTGCCTCTCGCCAATTAGAAGTGCCAGGAGGTGGGCCTGTCGGTCTGCGGACGGCTGAGGCGCCATGAATATTTTACCCAAGAAGAGCTGGCACGTCCGGAACAAGGACAATGTCGCCCGCGTGCGGCGTGACGAGGCCCAAGCCCGTGAGGAGGAGAAAGAGCGTGAGCGGAGGGTGCTGCTCGCTCAGCAGGAGGTGAGCCGCCGGCCCGGGCAGACGCGGCGCCGCGGCTCAGCGCGCAGGCGCCGGGAGCGGGGCACCCTGGCGGACCTGGGTCCCGGCTCCCAGGAGGGGCCTGCGGGCCGTGCCGACGCTCCCCTCGACCTCTCCTGAGTCCTCCTGGAGGGCCGGAGTAGGGGCTCGTGAGTAATCGGAGCCCTGGGCAGTTCACGGAAGCTCGGGCCGCTTGTTAGTTTAGCTGTACAAACACCCTGTGCAGTGAGCTTCTGCtgtcccttggtggctcagacagtgaagagtctgcccgcagtgcgggagacccgggttcgacccctgggtcgggaagatcccctgggtggggaagatcccctgaaggaggaaatggcgatccgctccagtattcttgcctggagaatcccctggatgaaggagcctggtgggctacataccatggggtcgtgaggagtcggaaacgactgagcgacttcagtttcgcTTTTCGCTGTTGTTCATCCTGTGCAAAGCGCTTGATTTGCAGTCTCTCGAGCCCTGTTCCTTCTTAGCGGGGCGGTTATCTCCCTTCGGCTGAGAAGCGAGATGGCTTCAGAGGAGGCGACACAGCGAAGCGACAGTGGCACAAGCCAGTCCCGCTGCGCCGGGCGTGCCTTTTGCCTGCACCGCTGCACACAAACGTCAGCGGCTCTGTCTGCAACCCCTCCCCTGTTTGGTTTACACCTAGCTTCCAGTCCTTTGACTAATCCGATCGTCAGCGCTGGCTGGGAGGTAGTCAGGGTTTTTAAAGTTCACATTTAtcggacttccctagtggtccagtggcttccaatgcagggggcccagattcagtccttggtcagaGAAATAGATTGCACGTGCTATAAAACTAAGATCTGCTGCAGccaaagtaatattttttaagttcacGGTTATCAATAGAAATTGGAAATGGAATGGGCATAGTGACTTAGCTCCCGTCCTGGATCAGCTCATCTGTCCTAACAGATGTTTTGGCTGCCTTTAGAGCTGTTTTCATTGTCAAAAGTGAAACCCCCTGGTTTACTGCTTGGAAGGTGGCTTACAAACCACATCTTGCCTCATTGCTCCACCCTCTCCCCAGGAAGGGTCAGGTGCCTCTTCTGGGTTCCCAGCACCCCTGCTCCCTTCCTTCGAGCTCTTAGCACCGCGGTGGTCGGCACCAGACTCGAGTCCCTTGGGTTAGAGCTAGGttctgaatgttctgcctgtaacttttttcccctccagGCCCGCACAGAATTCCTGCGGAAGAAAGCCAGGCATCAGAACTcgcttcctgcagtggaagcagcagAAGCGGGAGCCCCAGGCAGTTCTGGCCCTGTGGATCTGTTTCGGGAGCTGCTGGAAGAAGGGAAAGCGGTGACAAGAGGCAATAAAGAATACGAAGAAGAGAAGCGACAGGAGAGGGTAAGCTGGTCTTACCCGCTTCCTCTTTATgggtggagctgggggtgggggtgtgcctTGCCCTCAGGTGTGACTACCAGAGTATTTAGGGAGATGGTGGGGATTAAACAAGCTAGAGAACTCAGAATAGTATTAGAACATAGCATGTAAGAGGTGTTGGTTACTGCCGGGTGCTAGGTAGACCCCCTCAGGTCTCTAACCTGATGTGCAAACCCTGAAGATGTTGGGAAGTGTTAAGcttcttaaaatgtaaatcagcTGTCCCTCACCTGCCCTCAGGGGTTTCCCATCAGCCTgcctccccgccctccccctcAGTCACTGCTTTACCTGGCTGGCTTCTTCATGGTTTGTTATCTCCTCAAAGATGCTGCCTTGGAACCCTAACATAAGCAGTCCCCTCCTTCCTATGCTGTTTGTTGCTGAAGCTGCCCTTGTGCCCCACAGCAGGGGCGCCCTGGGGACTGGTCTGTGGAGTTCCAGCAGCTGGGGGAGTCGCCTCCTGACAGGCTCTGCTGGCTGAATGTCTGGTTCTGCCTCCGCGGGAACCCTGGCTCCCTAAGAGGGAACACACTTCCTGTTCTCACTTTCACATCTTGTCTCCctcaggagaggcaagagaaagCCCTGGGCATCCTGACATACCTGGGCCAGAGTGCAGCGGAAGCCCAGACTCAGCCCCCGTGGTACCAGCTGCCCCCGAGGCAGGGCGGCCCCGCTTCTGGTCCTGGACCCGATGAGAGGATCAAGAGCCGCCTGGACCCACTGCGGGAGATGCAGAAGCACTTGGGGAAGAAGAGAAAGCACAGCGGAGACAGTGGTGGTCAcagcacaaaggaaaagaaggctcCTGAGAAACAACGACCCAAAGGGTAAGGAGCCCCCTCGGCCGAGCGGGCACCACAGGAGCTCCGGTTGAGGCGGGGGCTCTGGGGTCTGCAAGGTCAGGCCCGTTTTTTTAACACCGTTGAACGTTTCCAGCCTTTTTCTGGGGTCTGCAGGGACTACGTGATATTTATTACAAGGCCGCTGCTCCGGTGGCTGGTGGGCCATCTGCTCAGCTGCTTGCTCCCATTTATGCTGTATATGTTAGATCCTGGACAGCTCTGAGGTTCTGTTTCTGAGACCAGAGTTTGAGGAGCAGAGGTTCAAGTAAACAGGTGTGCTTATGTTCCTAGGATGCCAGACCGCCAAGTGCAGGCTGGCACCCTGGCCAGTCTCCTTCCCACAGAGGAGGGGATGAGCCAGGCAGTGCACAAGGCTGCCCAGCTGATGACTAGCGGAGGGGCACTGCTCGTTGAGGCGGTGAGGCCAGCTGCCGGGTCTCAGCGTCAGACCCCTGCCCTCCGAGGGGCTGGGCCTCCAGCTTCCCACACCGAGTGTCCTCTCCCTGCAGGCCTCCGTCCCTGGAACAGCTGCGAGCGGACCGTCTGCGGCGGGAAGCGGCGGAGAGGGTGCGGGCAGAGGCCCTGCTGGCCCGGGTGGGCGGCATGGCGGCCCCGGAGGAGCAGCCGGAAGAGGTGGACGAGCGGCGGAGGCGGTACAACTCGCAGTTCAACCCCCAGCTGGCCCGGCGTCCGCGCAGGCAGGACCCACCCGTGGCTCCCTGACTCTCAAGGGGGCACAGGAGAGGCCGCTGCTGCCAGCCGTCATATAAAActatttattcataaatattttccaaaatgaaaatagGTTTACCAAAAAATGTCCCtcactggggaggggagggggcggcccTGGCCCGGGCCCTGGGGCGGGCTGGGGGAGCCTCCCGGCCCCCCGCTGCCGGGGGTGGGGCTGCCGAGGCCGGGCGCCATCCCGGGCACAGGGCCCTCACCTGGGCGGGGTCGCATgcggggaggggaggcggggCCGGTGTCACTGGAGGTCCCGGTCCTCCAGGTAGCGGTACTCAAAGGTGAAGCCTTCCTTCTTCCGCTGGCCCCACTTCTCGTAGTCAAAGTAGATGTAGGTGCCCTGGCCGGGGGAGAAGGCGGTCAGTGAGGGCACGGGGCTCGGGGTCCGGCTGGAGGACAGAGGGCCGGTGCTCAGGGCCTAGCGGAGCCGGGCGCCGGCCCGCTGTGAGCACACGCCGCCTCCCTGCACCCTCACGAGGCTCTTCTCAGGCGGGCGGGAACGTGCTCGCCCCGCGGTGGAGCCGGGTCTGGCTCCAGGCGTGTGCGCCCAACTCCTGCCGCTCCTTGCGATGGCTGTACCTTTGGAACACTGATCACTGCCGAGTATGTGAGGCAAACCCTCGAGGCCGCGGAACAGGCTGGCGCCTCCGTCCAGGCATGCTGCCTGGACACACGTTTTATTACAACGCGGTGGTGCGGGAACTTCTGAGGGGCTGACGCCTAGAAATACACTCCCTTAAGAGGGTTACAGCTGAACGGGCAGGGGACAGGGCTGCAGTCAGTGTCCGGGAGACACCGTGGGGAGGGCGGGTTCTGAGTGAATGGTGGGCGTGCTTCAGAGAACCTGCCAGAACGCAAGGGAGTTTGTTCAGGACCCTGGCCTCTGCTGAAGGCCTGGAGGAAAAGCCGCTGTGGACACACCAGCTACAAGTGAAATGAAGTACAGCACAGCAGGACACTACACAGCAGGCACCGGTGCTTACAGCgatcaactcatttaatcctcacaacagctgcGCAAAGGGAGGTCCTGTCACCCCGTTTTTACAGATAAGGAGCGGAGACAGATGTTCACGTGAACCGTCCAGTCACCAGCTAGAgctgggttcaaacccaggtggTCTGGCTCAGTGAAGTGGAGGTTCTCGTTACTTATTAGAATGAGAAGACGTCTCCTTCCATGTAGCCGAACCCCTGCCCTGCTGGGTGTGGGCAGCGTCGCGTGCGCCCTGATCTTGGGTGGGAGACACcgcatcccccacccccagctggagGCGAGGCAGGGGACAGGCTGCGCGGGGCTGGGAGGCTCCTCGGAGGAAGGCACCTCGGAGGCTGGTGCCCGTCTCTGGGCTGACCCGGAGCCggacagggtggggaggaggatggCCGGGCGGGCCTCACTACGTGGACTCGGCCCGTGGGGACCAGGCCGACGGGGCGCGGGGAGGGGCCCTCACCTGCTCGAACTCGTCTGTGATGGTCTTGGGCTCCTCATGCCTCTGGAACCACATCATGTACTTGGTGTGGAACCGCCAGGACTGCTTCTTCAGGGCCTTGGCCGCCAGGTACTGCGCCTTCGTGCCCTGGGGAGGGAAGGCGGGGTGTTCAGGGGTCGGGGCTGGGGCAGGGCGACAGGCTGACCCCAGGCCCCGCCACAGACCGAGCCAGGCTGGGGCACAGACACAGCAGCGCAGCTCTGAAGGGAAAAGAGGCAGGAGGTGGAAAGTGCTTTCAGAAAAGCTTTGAGAAGGAAAAGCGACTGATCGTGATGAGAGCCGAGAGCAGGCAGTTTAGAGACTTTCCCAGGGATGGCTGAGGGCAGAGGTCACTGATGACTCACTGGGGTAACAGGGGGGACAGCTCCGTGGTGGTCCCCAGGGAGGCCTGAGAACGTGCCCACGGGCGCCGGGGCAGGCGGGCTCCCTGCTGTTGCCCTGGACAGGCCAGCCCTGACCCTCCTGCTGGAGCGGGGGCAGGGATGGGCTGGGGCAGCGGGGGAGCTGTGGTCCTGGTAGCCGCAGCGGGGCACCCACCTCACTCCTGCAGCCCGAGGGGGGGGCCCTGCTGTACCTCCAGATAGTAGAAGATGAAGAAGAGCGTCTCCGTGGACAGGCGCTGGTAGAACTCCACGGTGTCCGAGTGTGGGGGTGGCATCTGGTGGTGGTAGGGGGGCGTTGGACAAGGGTTCCGGGGCAGGTACTGCCTGTGGGGGACAGGGGGTCAGGGCCGGCCAAGGGCAGCGGGCCTCAGCCCCCTCGCTTGCCGCAGGCCCTCACCGGATGCGCTCTGAGTCCGAGGGGTGGGGCATGTGGTGCCAGGCGGCCTCCTCCATGGCCTGCTGGTAGAGCTGCTCCTTGGTGAGGGGCACCGGGCCCAGTGGACACACGCCCAGCGACAGTGGGATGTTCACCTCCGACAGCTGCAGGGGGGGCTGGGCCGAGGCCGGGGGTGCCGACGTGCTGCTCAGGAGGATGTCTGCGGGGCGGCGGCAAGCGTGAGGCCACGGTGTGCAGCCCACCTGGCAGGCCCACCCCAGCCCCGGCCACTCACCTCGCTCGGTCAGGTGCAGCGTGGGTACGGGGTCTTCGATGCCAGAGCTGATGGCCGCACGCTCCGCCATAGACTTCAGCGAGCTCAGGGGCTCGGGGGCCTGGGGAGGAAGTGTGGCTGAGGCCGGGGCCACAGGCAGGCCCTGGTCCTCGCGCTCGGCACGCCCGCCTCTCTGCTGGGGTTCAGCTAAGCCAAAGCCATCTGCATAGGACAAGCTCCAGCAACACTGAGCGGCGGGGAGAAGACCCGGGCATAACCAAGCGTTCGCCGACCCAGGCGCCCAGCACATGTGGACCCTGCTGCACAGCGCCACGGGGCACCCCTAAACACCCCACGCTGCAGATGGTCAGCGCTGTGGGAAGCCCCACCGAGCGCCTGCTGCTCTGTGCACCTGCATGCCAGAAGGGCCCACTCATTGCCTGCTCTGGCCTGGCCGGCGAGGCACCAGGGTCCCCACTTGGCCCCTGCAGCTGTTCTGACCTCCTCACCCCACGCCGGCAGTGACGAGGCTCCGCCCTGCTGCTCGGGCTCCCTTACCCCACAGGGTGCTGCGCGCACAGGCCCCGCGGGAAACTTTCCACCCGCGTCTCCCGTCATCTCTCTCCTCAAAACCTTTCTACCCGTCCCCATCGCTCACTCAGTAACCGGAAGAAACAAAACGTGGACCAGTGTCAGGAACCTCAAGACTCGtttttctccagagaaataaacacacacatggagTTTCCTGTTCCCTGTACCTCTCAAGCTTGGGTGCTTACTCTGAGCCAGAGACAGTTCTGAGAGCGTCATGAGGCCCGTCCCCAAGAATCCCTCACACTGGAGGTGGGACTGTGAGCCCTTCTGTTTTCCggttgaaggaaggaaggggcaggGGACAGTGCAGGGCTGGGTCTCCCGAGGAGCCGAGGGCAGACACGCCAGCCCAGGAGGCTGCATCTGGCCGCACTCACCCTGTCTGCTGAACctgccagccccagccccaggcccagccTGGATATgagcccctcccctcaccccgaGCCCTTGCTGGGGGTCTCCCCAGGTTAAGGCAGGTGTACCTGCGTGGTCCACAGcaacccctgccccaccccgaCCAGCCCCGCCCCCACAGCGTCTGCAGGGAAGGTGGGAAGTGAGTTCGGCCAGCACAAAGTGCTTCAGAGCAGACAAGTGTTTTCTGGAGTTAAGAGTTGTTTGTCTTCAAAGGGAAGAAAACAGCGAGCCCCGGACAGTGAGTCGCGTGAAACTACAGCCTCAGGGGGCGGGCTGGGGACACGCTGACGGCTGGAAGGAGGTGGCAGTGGACACAGCGAGGCGAGGCTCCAGGGGACAGAGGCCACGGAGGGATCAGCACAGCAGCCGGAGCCGAGGTGACGGCACAGGGGTGTGGGCGAGGAGCCGGGGGGCTGTGCGGGCTGGAGGAGGGGCCCCGGGGTGAGGCGCAGGCCCACCTTGATCTCGGGTGCGGCGCTGAACTGCGGAGGCCCGTTCAGCAGGCTGCCAGCTGCCTTGGCCTCACTGAAGCTGGGCGTTGGGGAGCTGGGGGGGTTCACAGGGAGTGGCACCAGGAGGCTAGGTCCCCCTGCGTTGTTCCCTGAGCCTGGGGCCACACCCCCAGCACCCACTGGGGCTGTGGCACTGGGTTCCTTCCTGTGGAGGAGAACAGACGGGCGCAGGCTCAGAGGAGGGTCCCGGGTGGGACGGACAGGGAGACTCGGAGGTCGGGAAAGTCACAATGGGAGCGTGCACGGTGGGGCCGGCGGTGGGGTGCGGTCAGCCCAGGACAGGGGCGCTGCTTGGGAACGCGCATCCTCAGGAGGCCGCCTCTGCAGTGGCCAGTGCAGGAGGGTGCGGGAACGCCCACCCAGAGCCCTGGGACGCACCTGGGGTCAGCCCGCATCCCCCACGAAGGGGAGCACACCCTCGGGGCGTTCTCCTGGAAGGAGGACCCTGCAGGGGAGGGGGGTTGCCCTGAGACCTGGAGGAGTGCggagaagaggaggacagagacCCGCACTTGGAGAAATGGACGCAAACCCGTCCACGGAGCTGGGCCCTGGGGAGGACACGGGCCGAGGAAACGCAGAGCACCCAGCAGTGTGGGGCCCAGGGACAGCCCTACTCGGACGGGGGCTTCTGGGGAGGGCCCGCTGGCGCGGACAGGCACACATCTGTGCGCTGGGGCCGTGGCGGGGCCGCACACTCACGCGGTGCTGGGGGGTGGGTTGTGGGGGCCGGGCGGGGGGCCCAGGGCCTGGCTGCCAGTGCTGCTGCCCCCCGTGCTGCTGAGCGCCGCCTCCGCCGGGCTATCCGCCACCACCGAGCTGTAACCTGGCGGGCGAGAGGGGTGAACAGTGGCCTCCACCGCAGCCCCCCAGGGCCTCCCCCCTACCCCCTGCCGCCCCCACTTACTGGTGGCACCGTTCTGCTTGCCGG
This genomic interval carries:
- the LENG1 gene encoding leukocyte receptor cluster member 1, with product MNILPKKSWHVRNKDNVARVRRDEAQAREEEKERERRVLLAQQEARTEFLRKKARHQNSLPAVEAAEAGAPGSSGPVDLFRELLEEGKAVTRGNKEYEEEKRQERERQEKALGILTYLGQSAAEAQTQPPWYQLPPRQGGPASGPGPDERIKSRLDPLREMQKHLGKKRKHSGDSGGHSTKEKKAPEKQRPKGPPSLEQLRADRLRREAAERVRAEALLARVGGMAAPEEQPEEVDERRRRYNSQFNPQLARRPRRQDPPVAP